The nucleotide window GCTGCCTCCGAGTGGGTACTCTCTCCCACCAATTCGGTCAATTTGCTGTCAGGATTAGTAGATATATAATTGCGCGCTTTTTTATCAACTGCCCATCCTGAACACAATGATTCGAATGTAGTCCCTGTTTTATCATAGCGCAATTGACCTATTTCCGATTCACCGGGTTCTACTCCATGATAAATTTCTCCATTCATAATATAACCTCCTCCCACACCACTACCCAGTGTTACATAGAAGACCTTGTCATATGTTTTTCCGCTTCCAAGGTGAGCTTCTGCCAATGCTGCAGTATTGGCATCATTGTCAACCTGAACAGGTAATCCCGAGAGGTTTTCCAGCCATTCAACCAGATTGAAACCACTCCAGCCTTTTACCTGATGAGATACAGCTATTGTTCCCTCTTGATAATTTACCGGTCCGCCAAACCCCACACCGATACTTTCAATACGGTCAGATTCAAGAAAATCCCTGAGGACCGGCTCCATTTTTCTCC belongs to Bacteroidales bacterium and includes:
- a CDS encoding ROK family protein, with translation MEKYLGIEIGGTKLQVVLGNNNTEISKRSRLNVGEVKEAETIRRKMEPVLRDFLESDRIESIGVGFGGPVNYQEGTIAVSHQVKGWSGFNLVEWLENLSGLPVQVDNDANTAALAEAHLGSGKTYDKVFYVTLGSGVGGGYIMNGEIYHGVEPGESEIGQLRYDKTGTTFESLCSGWAVDKKARNYISTNPDSKLTELVGESTHSEAAFITRAVQKGDAGAKAILEETAEDLAFGLSHVVHLFHPEMIILGGGLSLMGEPLRKSVASNLPRFVMKAFYPGPTVSIAKLGEDVVSIGALLLAQKIFT